The stretch of DNA GCGAACCAACTAAACATTTCTAAGCACCTGACCCATGGAATGCAATTGTTTCAGAAGACTAACTTTAAGGGTCTCTTCTCACGTTGCTGTGACCCACAAACCCCGGACACACACCATCTTAAATGTGCGGTGCGCGGGAGTTCAGAAGAGGCTGGAACGTGCTTTTGGTTTCAAGCTCTAGTTGTGCTTTGCCCTGCTGCCTTTAAGGTAGCTTTTCCACCTCTTGACAAATTCCTTGAAGATTGGTGACTCATCGATGGTACTGAGCAGCTGCAGCTGGTTGATGTGGGTGGTGTGATAGTCCCAGCGGGCCAGGTTGGGAGCAATGCCCAGCATGAAGTGGCGAAGGTCATAGATGGTTCCAGAGCCAGTATCATACAAGGGCAGCATGGCTTTAAGAGATTCCATGCCACGCTCATACAAGGACCTTGCCTCTTTCCCAAGCTTTTCCCCCGCTGTTTCTTTTAGGTCATACAGTCCAATCAAAGAATACATAaagccatttaaaacaaaagagctAGGTGTAGTTGGATATTCTTCATACCAGTCATGTTTATTCATGAACACGGCTTTAACTCCATGCTGCTCTGACAGAAACTTGTATGGGGCTGTTGCCCTTAAAGCTGAATTGAGGAATATATGGTCTTTTGTTAGAAGATAGGCCCTGACTAATGTAGAGATGGCCTGCCCTTGTGCCATAGCAGAGTACCACCCTGGTTCTAAAGACTTAAACCCTTCCCCTAACTTCCGAGTCACCATAATTGGCCAGCCACCTTTCTCATCCTGGTTCCTCACTAGCCAGTCACTAGCAGCAAAGAATGCAGCCATGTGGGCTGTGGTTGAGATGGTAATGTTGTCCAGGAAGCCCTTCCCTTTTGCAATCAACCTAACCACTTTTTTGGGCATGATTTTGGTTGGCTTGACAGCTTTTGTGTTGGAAAGACCCACTCCTTTCTTGAGGTCAGTGACCAGGTCTCTGGTAACTGTACTCCACGAAGTTCTGGGCCCAATGCCGTAGTATATGTCCCTGTCTTTAAAAGCAATTAGCTGGGTGTTTGAGACATAATGCACAGTGAAGAGCTGATTCTTGTCTGTGGTCTCCAGAACCACAGACACACTCCCATTTGTTAGGAGCTTGAGGTCAAATGAAATAATGAAGTCTTTTGTGTTTCCCAGCTGTAAAGACACACCTTCACTGGTTTCTGTGGGGAACAGAACAAGGATTGGTTAGAATAAAGCATTTTTACACTTGAAATTTAATTGTAGTTTATTCATGATAACTACTGACCACACGAAATTAACTCCAGTTATGGTACTAGATTTCTGCTAAGTAGCAAATCTAGTGACTTCATGAAGGCTTCTCCTTACATTGACTCTGTCTGGTTTACAGATAAGATTCAGAACAAATAACTAAGAATTTCTGATCATACTGTCTTTTCTAGACTTGATGTCAACTGGTCAAGAATCACTGATTAttctaatatatttatttcataaaagggagaaaaatagcCAAAAGCTGGTTCAAACACATATTATTACAAGAAAGTTAAAGTTCTAGACAGAATGGTATGttcaaaatttcatttctttttttttttaaaacttttcttttgtttttcgagacagggtttctctgtgtggctttgcatctttcctgaatctcactaagtagaccaggctggcctcaaactcacaaagatccacctgcctctgcctcccaagtactgggattaaaggcgtgcaccaccaccaccgcccggccaaaattTCATTTCTAATGCAGCTGGTATTTCCTGCCTTATATTCTGAATGTTTTACATTCCAGACTTTACATGATGCCTGCTTAGCCTTGAGTGTGCACTGTCTCACTCCCTCTTTACAGATGTACAACTGATGAGATACACAGTCAAGCAACCTCCCAGACACAAAGGACAGAACCTATACTGCCCAGTCTGGCTCTTAATTTGACATGgaaaacagtgttttgttttgtttttatactctggaattataaacaaaattactGGAAATTAAACAATGGGCTTGTGTATAAGAtaaaaaagggaagggggaaagtaCACTTTGAAGTTAAAAACCGTTCACAATTCCTGCTTGGCCAGCAGCTCtgaaaaagcaaaaccagacCTTTCCAAGTCCCAGTTTCTTCAAGTGTTGGCAGAGACAGTATCACTTTGAAGGTTGATTTTgacaatttaaagaaaacagtGGCTTAGAACAGTGATAAATGCTGGTGACTACTGCCACTAATTACCACATGCTAACAAAATTCTAAAAGCTGTTTTTTATTTGGCAAATTATGAAATATGGAATTTCTCTCATATAACCAGAGTACAGTGATGGTTGGCTCTCAGCAAGATGACCCCCTGAATGACACTAATCTAACAATTACCAAAAGATACTGCGTATTAAAACCAACTAGCAGCAAAGATAACACATATAACACAAACGCACCCCCCACATAAATAAACAATTCATACAGCACAACTTTAAACCATGAAGGGGAAAAATGAACACCTTcttctgggtagccttggctgtcctgaaactcactctgtaggctaggccggcttcaaactcagagatctgcctgcctgactcgatagtgctggcatcaaaggtatgcgccaccaccacctgatagAACATCTTAATCTTTACAGGGCTTACACTTcccaaacacacccacacataggCTATCATTTGGTCCTCATTCTTCTGAGGGTGGTAAAACATGGATTGTTTCTGCTGTAAAGGTGAAGACCCACAGGCTTTGTAAGATTAAACGGTTACTAGTAGGGCAGGAACTATGATCTAGGTTTCAGGGCCCAAGTACAGAGACTGTGAGGAGAGAAATGGCACTGGAAGTAGATGCTCAAAGGAGCGTTAATCCTGGGGAGGAAATGCTGTGTCACAGGAGCAAAGTTCACATCAGTCTGGTTAAGTCAAGCCTCTCAACACTGGATTCCACCAGTACAGATACACGTGGCCCAAGGCTCTTAATGACTTCATTTGATGGAGCAGACAATTATGGAAATTGTATCAAGAATGAGAACACACAGCAGACTTATGAATCAAATAATGCCTGGGTGACAGTTTAAAAATTGACCACAATAGTAAAATCTTAGTTCAGCAAAATCCATTTCACCTGTCAAAAATGTCAGCATGCATTCTCTCTCTAACTAGCACtttcctctgctgtggatattgctctgtataaataaaatgctgtttgtccagtggccaggcaggaagtataggtgggacaagagagaagagaattctgggaagtggaaggctgggggcggagagacgctgccagccactgccatgacaagatgtaaggtacaggtaagccatgaaccaagtggcaagtatagattaatagaaatgggttaatttaagatagaagaaatagataacaagaagcctgccacggccatacagtttataagtaatataaatctctgtgtgcttatttggttggatctgagcaactgtgggattggtgggtgagagagatttgtcctgactgtgggccaggaaggaaaattctaacGACATTCCTCCTTTCCAGTAAAAGGAAATCTGGAGCTGAGTTCAACTACCTGATACACTGTGGGATTCAGAACTGAAGTATGAATCATACAAGATTAAATTACACTCAGCACAGCATACTATCCTGAGTCctattttttatcattattaagTATTACATATGTTCTGGCAGACTGGTTAACAATGCCCCATCTTAGTCCAGATGAAGGGAAGCTGAAATCcatttcctcccagaattctgttctaatttttcactttatttataaaaaattgaATTACGTGACATGGTTTAATCAATCCTCTTATTATGTCTTAATATACTAGATGAGTTTTCCAAAGGATTCAACAATGAATGAATCCTTAAAAAGTCCAATTATTAATTTTCTAAACCCTTCACACTAATAAAGGGGATTCTCCTGAGACGCACTGGAGTGACAAAGAAGTCAGAGCCCTCAATCAATCAACAATTGGGGTCTTCCCAACAATTATATGAAACcagtcttctgtttccttcttccgGCATACATGGGGAGTTATATACCTGCCAGACTCCTGAAGGGTCAAGGTGGCAGCATGAGGGATGGTGTGCAAACAGAAAAGACAGCAGATGAGGTTCTGAGCTCTCCACAGAACACTGTGCTGGCTGGAGACTCCTCCTTCCAATCTACTAACCCAAGTTCCGACTTCCCAACCATTTGGACTCCCACAAGCCCATGAACCCTACTTTCTGAGTAGTTTATCTTCAAGAGCTACTGGAACTTTCTGTTTGGTATACATGGACATGTGTACATTAACAAGGGAGGATAAACATGCTGCCAGCTATTTTCTAGCTCTGACACTAAACGCACAAGTACCCaaactatcaccaccaccactatcaccaccaccactatcaccactatcaccaccaccatcaccaccaccaccaccaccactatcaccaccaccaccactatcaccaccactatcaccaccaccactatcaccaccactatcaccaccaccaccaccaccactatcaccaccaccaccaccaccaccaccatcaccaccaccactatcaccaccatcaccaccaaacaGAAGAGTCAGACTATATCAAGCTATAAAGTGTAGCAATTATGAAAAGGCCAAAACATCTCAACACTATAGCCCTGAAAAGGTGTTAATATCCAACGACATTGAAGGAACTCAAGAGAAAAAATCAGTTAATTAAAGAATGTACAAAGGTCTGAACAGATATTTTCCCCAAAGTCACAAATAGCCACAGGGTGTATGCAAAGGTGTTCATCCCTTATCTCAAAGGAAGTACAAACAAAACCATAGCAAAATACCACCCACTATACCTTAGGGCTATCACAGAAAGCATAGGCACTGATGTTGATATGGGGAGAAAGGATCCTTGTGCACTTTTGAGTGGGAATATAAATTGGTGCAGCCATTACAGCAATTTGAATAaaggtcccccacccccaaactaaAACCAGGACTCCCAGGTGAACCAGGAATCCCACTTTGGATCCATACttagcaaaggaaataaaattagtaTCACAAACAGATGCGTGGGTGAGAGATAGCCTATGGTCATTGAAAGATTAGCAGAAATAGCCAAGACATGGAAATAACCTGTGTGTGGTGATAGGTGAACGGATAATGTGGTGTGTTTGTAATTTCtagttgtaaaagaaaaagaaatcctgcCATCTGAGAGTTAATGCTTAATGAAAGGCAGATAATGAATATGGAATTTCTACTATACTCTAATTACATTAATTCTTAGTGATTAGTTAAGAAAGCTGAACTTACAGAAACAGAATGATATATTTACAAACTTGGAAATGGGGAAATGGGGAGATGGAGGTCAAATACAAGCTTTCAGACACCTGATGCACAGCATGGCAAACTAGAGATAATACTGTATCACATGCTTAAAATATGCTAATATTTCTACACTCTTACTAACATACACGATACCTCTATGAGGTGATGCATATGTAAATTATCTTTTGCTTTCATGTTTTtagaagatttttattatttttaattatgtatttgtgtgtgggcatcagatcccctggaagaggagttataggtagttgtgagccatctgacatgggtgctggattCCAGTCCTGTGTAAACTACCTATCTTGATCCTGGTAACCAATTTACAACATGTATCTGCATCAAAGCATCATGCTGTACGTCTAAATATACACAAATTCATTTGTCAGTTACACTCAGTAAAGCTGAGACAATAGTCTTTAAGTCAGTATCCTCACATAAAGCATAAGTTATTCATTCCTCATCAACAGGTGTACTACATCAAATGAGAAACAGCCCTATTCAAACCTGGATGAATGCTAAGAGATGAGGGTCAGcaggaaaaaagggggggaggggaagcctCAGCAGAATCTGGGGAAAAACAGCtaaacaagagagagaggaggaggagagatcaCCAAAGTGGAAGGAAAAGAATGCTTTGGGAAAGTTAATTACAAGCATGAGGTTCTACATCATTCAGTTTGAAAACTTAgaagacagccaggcatggtggcacatgcctgcaatttcagcactggggaagaggcagaaagatcaagagttcaaggtaaCCCcttcctcaactacatagtgagtttgaggccagctaagGCTATTGTGAGACTCCATTTAAATCAatcactctctcttcctctctctctccatccatccatctctataGATATCTCTCTGTAtctaattagattttttttttccccagagctgaggactgaacccagggccttgtgcttgctaggcaagcgctctaccactgagctaaatccccaaccccctaattatatttttaaaggaaaatattagtaaataaataagtaaaagtacGTGGCAGACTTATAAAATGACCccaccatgtgtatgtgtgtgtgttgattttttcAGGCTGGAACtcatgttcttcctgcctctgcttcctaagtcctgggatcacaggtgttCTACTATATCTTGctcataaaaatgttttctactCAAAGCGATTTTGTTCCTTTTTGGgggaaaacaaaaacctccttTGGGGAAAGGACCAAGAATGAAAAATAACCTCTCGTTCTCCAGAACCCCAGCTTACTTACACCTACACTCTTAAGAACAAGTCTCAAATTCTCAGGAATGATGCTCTAGACTGTTTCCCACAAAACTGTATTTTCTAAACATTCTTCATGCCTCACAGCCATGTTTCAATGATGTCACCTTACTTCCTTGATTCTTACTCTCACGTAGTTGCAATCATTCTCCCTCACCCTTACAGTACAGCTTCCTGAACACCCAGAATAACATGTGCATGCCACTCCTAGCTAGCAGACTTACCAACAGGGATCAACTATGAGTAAGTGTATTCTCCTAACAACATGGTTTTAACAGTTCTCTGTGTGCTTGAAACCATGTGAAAAAAGTGGTTTTCTCCCCAGCAACTGGCCACTGAATGTATGACAGGTTAAGGTGAAGATTCCTCATTGCAGGATGTGTGAATCTACTTTTGCACTCCTCAAGGCATCTAAAAGCATCAAGGAAATCTGTTGCTGTCAACAGGACAGAGACCATTCTACAAAAACCCTCCAGAGACTCTAGGAGATCGGATGGAAGATAGAATTTTCTACCAACATCTAGACAACACtatcaaagcaaaatgaaacccCTTGGGTTCACCCAAAACCAAATGTTCTTTTGCTTCATATAATAATTTCCTGCTACAATAACTTCCTAGGTATAAAACAACTATTCTTAAGCATTTCCTTGTAACTTCTCACCTAGCCATGGGAGGtgttttataataagcaaaacatCTATGTACCAGGGTATCAcaaacatcatggaagaaaagATGTTCTAGTCTCAATAAAATTAAAGGCTGTCCCTTCTTTGCAAGGCATTAACATTCCTAAATGCATTACTCAAGGCCCTGTAGGATGAGTAGATTTGTACTTTGGCTTTCCAGGTCTGTCATCAATAAAGAACAAGGAGAAAGGTCTtaccctcttttttctcttttatttacctACTCTAGGTTGGAGGGACAGGGAATGAATTCTGAACCTGACAACATTTCATTAAGCCTGAGGTGCTAAGATTATTACATTGTTCTTTTAAGTAATGGACTCATTAATTCTCATGGATATTGATTAGTACAGGAAAATACATTACATCCTAATTAATGAAACTGTCTCAGTAAAAGGGAAATGTTGCATAAGGTTAATTTGATCttataaatggttttattaatgaaaatggTTTTATATGAAGTTTCAGATAATTTAGTACATTAACAAAATTCAGTATGAAAGCAGGCCTACTTGGTAATGCTataatttcttgaaaaaaaaatgctattggTTAAAAAATATGCAAAGGAAAGGATGGCTCTTGAAGTTAAAACAAGATTTAACCTAGGGCAGAATCACTTACAACTTCAACTCTGCTATGCTGACATATAAGCCAAGGAAGACTGAGGATgtactcagtggtagaatgcttgtttaGTATATACAAAGTCCTGGGTCAGATTCCAGTACCAAagactaaaccaaaccaaaacctttATTCCAGGGCATACAGACCCCAGGAGGCACACGACAACTCTATCTACATGTCAGTATCACTCCATAGCTTGGTTCTTCACACAGTAAATTAACTTCTTTTTACaacacttgtctttttttttccccagctgtCCCCTTTTGAAGGATTTCACTTAGATGACATCATTTATGCATGTAACATAAAGAAAGGGCTAGCtatttgctggggatgtctttctgtatgctgtgaatgtgttgttatgattgattgataaataaaatggtgattggtcagtagctaggcaggaagtacagtacaggtgggataagcagagaggcaAATtctggaagtggaaggctgagtgaggagactgccagctgccactgctgccatgagaagatgtaaagatccaataagccacgagccatgtggcaaggtatagatttatagaaatgggttaatttaagatgtaagatctaactagcaagaagcctgagccactaaggccatacagtttttttgtttgtttgtgtttgttttttgtttttagaggcagggtttctctgtgtagttttggtgcctgtcctggatctcactctgtagcccaggctggcctcgaactcataaagatccacctggctctccctcccgagtgctgggattaaaggcatgagccaccaccacccggcctaggCCATacacttttaattaatataagcctctgtgtgtttacttgggtccaagcagctgcaggactggcaggtaagagagatttgtcctgatcatgggccaggtgggacacaggaaaaccccAGCTACAgctattatgtttttaaaaaccattacAAATTTTAAAGGTGCACCAGTTTATTATATGTCAATTTAAATGTAAGACACATATAGTCTGAAACTCACCTGGAGCAATAAACTGTTTAACATTGGTGGATCTAGACTTGTCAGCCACACTTGCCATGAAGCACCCCTTGGGCACGGTCCATTCAGTAGGTCTGACATTTCTGTCCCTGTCTTCTGCTGTCTCGTATACCTCTATATGAGGGGGTTTCTCGGTTAGATTTTTGCTGTAATGACTTAGCCCATACTGTGCAATCTGGATTGGGTAGAAATAGCCTTGAGGTCCCCATTGTGTAGATAATGGCACacctataaaaaacaaacaacggATCACTAAACCCAGACATTGAGGAGCCATTCTGAGGACTACTCTTCTACTGCTGCATGTCTAAGGAATGTTGTAGGGTTATCCACAActtgaagctttttttttctgctttcatgcTGTGTGTTGTTCTATTGATCAATCTTAATTCTTACACCAACTGTACATCTTTGTaatcaatcattttttaaaaagatcatacGTATATAAACATCTTTTATTAAATGATGAAATATTTAACTTTGGGGGAATTATACCTTGGAAAAAGAGTATAGGTGTTAGAAAGCTTACCAGCAGCCTGGGTCTCTTGCCTGTCTAGTCCCTCTAttagtactgtgtgtgtgtgtgtgtgtgtgtgtgtgtgtgtgtgtgtgtgtgttgtgtgtttctgtgatagCAAGGACTGAACTCTTGgccttgcacatgttaggcaaatgctgcatcactgagccatatccctggCCCAGTAACTACTGTTTCAAAGCACAATTTCTGGAGATTGGTGCCTTGACCTCATTGATGAGACTCTGAGGCAGGTTAATGGCATAATCCTATTTATTCAGTCTGGTCTTACTGCTGCCCTTAAATCACACCAACTGAAAAGCTTCAGTAGGTTTACACTTCACATGTTTCTTCTTGCCAGACAGAGCGACCATGAAAGGTCTCTTCCCATTAAGCTATGTAGTGGCTTTGTAACTAACAACTTCAGATTTTTAGTCCTTAATACAATCAAGCTAGAAAAACTCAAGTATAGCAAACAGATACCAACCTTCAACTCCACTTATACACTTGACTCTGTCTCGGACTTCCACATTGTAGCCTTCAAAGGACATAAACACACCGTCAGGGTGGTAAGGGGCTCTCTGTGCATAGACTTTGGAATAGCTATGAGAGAATTCAAATCGATCATAGCCATCATACTGGACCACCTTTCCGTAAACATCAAAGTATTTCTCTACCCAAGTGAATGGAAG from Onychomys torridus chromosome 7, mOncTor1.1, whole genome shotgun sequence encodes:
- the Glce gene encoding D-glucuronyl C5-epimerase — translated: MRCLAARVNYKTLIIICALFTLVTVLLWNKCSSDKAIQFPRHLSSGFRVDGLEKRTAASESNHYANHIAKQQPEEAFPQEQQKAPPVVGGFSSNGGSKVLGLKYEEIDCLINDEHTIKGRREGNEVFLPFTWVEKYFDVYGKVVQYDGYDRFEFSHSYSKVYAQRAPYHPDGVFMSFEGYNVEVRDRVKCISGVEGVPLSTQWGPQGYFYPIQIAQYGLSHYSKNLTEKPPHIEVYETAEDRDRNVRPTEWTVPKGCFMASVADKSRSTNVKQFIAPETSEGVSLQLGNTKDFIISFDLKLLTNGSVSVVLETTDKNQLFTVHYVSNTQLIAFKDRDIYYGIGPRTSWSTVTRDLVTDLKKGVGLSNTKAVKPTKIMPKKVVRLIAKGKGFLDNITISTTAHMAAFFAASDWLVRNQDEKGGWPIMVTRKLGEGFKSLEPGWYSAMAQGQAISTLVRAYLLTKDHIFLNSALRATAPYKFLSEQHGVKAVFMNKHDWYEEYPTTPSSFVLNGFMYSLIGLYDLKETAGEKLGKEARSLYERGMESLKAMLPLYDTGSGTIYDLRHFMLGIAPNLARWDYHTTHINQLQLLSTIDESPIFKEFVKRWKSYLKGSRAKHN